The following coding sequences lie in one Spirochaetaceae bacterium genomic window:
- a CDS encoding ATP-dependent DNA ligase yields the protein MLLADLVAASAAVAATRSRTAKVAALADCLGRLNAGERRTGIAWLSGALPEGRIGIGYAALRDTEAPAAAEATLTIPRAAGDIAELARTGGPGSGARRAAILERLLCHATAAEQQFLRRLLVGELRQGALEGIMADALAAAAEVDAAEVRRALMVSGSLPAVGAAALDGGVEALRGFRLTLFRPLLPMLAGTAPDVAAALQRTAAASVETKYDGARVQVHRSGAEVRVYTRNLREVSANLPHLVAAAAGLPVRAVILDGEVLALHPDGRPLPFQVTMSRFGRRGAPADAAGDRTAGPPDGRLLVPFFFDCLHLDGEDLIDRPLSERLAALDRACPAALRVPRVITSDPERAARHAGDVLAAGHEGVMVKALDSTYEAGRRGSGWIKVKPAHTLDLVVVAVEWGSGRRRGWLSNLHLAARDTESGGFAMVGKTFKGMTDDMLRWQTERFLELETRRRGGVVYVRPEQVVEIAFDGIQRSSRYDSGMALRFARVRRYRDDKRAGEADTVAAMRALHVGHGGVGRSVA from the coding sequence GTGCTGCTGGCAGACCTGGTGGCGGCGTCAGCGGCGGTAGCGGCGACGCGCTCACGCACCGCAAAGGTAGCGGCGCTGGCCGACTGCCTGGGCCGGCTCAATGCCGGCGAGCGGCGCACCGGAATCGCCTGGCTGTCGGGTGCGCTGCCCGAAGGGCGGATCGGCATCGGCTACGCGGCGCTGCGAGACACCGAGGCGCCGGCGGCGGCAGAGGCCACCCTGACCATACCGCGGGCCGCCGGCGATATCGCCGAACTGGCGCGTACCGGCGGCCCCGGATCCGGAGCGCGGCGCGCCGCCATCCTGGAGCGGCTGCTGTGCCACGCCACCGCCGCGGAGCAGCAGTTTCTGCGCCGGCTGCTGGTCGGCGAGCTGCGTCAGGGCGCCCTGGAGGGCATCATGGCGGACGCGCTGGCCGCGGCCGCCGAAGTGGACGCCGCCGAGGTACGGCGCGCTCTCATGGTGTCGGGCTCGCTTCCCGCGGTCGGCGCGGCGGCGCTCGACGGCGGCGTGGAGGCGCTGCGCGGCTTCCGGCTCACCCTGTTTCGCCCCTTGCTGCCGATGCTCGCCGGTACCGCGCCGGACGTGGCGGCCGCGTTGCAGCGCACCGCAGCCGCGTCGGTCGAGACCAAGTACGACGGCGCCCGCGTGCAGGTGCACCGGTCCGGCGCCGAGGTGCGCGTGTACACCCGCAACCTGCGCGAGGTGTCCGCCAACCTGCCGCACTTGGTGGCCGCGGCGGCCGGCCTGCCGGTGCGCGCGGTGATCCTGGACGGCGAGGTGCTCGCCCTGCACCCCGACGGCCGCCCGCTGCCGTTCCAGGTCACCATGAGCCGGTTCGGCCGCCGCGGCGCGCCGGCGGATGCCGCGGGAGACCGTACCGCGGGCCCCCCGGATGGGCGGCTGCTGGTGCCGTTCTTCTTCGATTGCCTGCACCTGGACGGGGAGGACCTGATCGACCGGCCGCTGAGCGAACGGCTGGCGGCGCTGGACCGCGCTTGCCCGGCCGCACTGCGCGTGCCGCGGGTGATCACGTCGGACCCGGAGCGGGCCGCGCGCCATGCCGGCGACGTGCTCGCGGCCGGCCACGAGGGGGTGATGGTCAAGGCGCTGGACAGCACCTACGAGGCAGGCCGGCGCGGCAGCGGCTGGATCAAGGTGAAGCCGGCGCACACCCTGGACCTGGTGGTGGTGGCGGTCGAGTGGGGATCGGGCCGCCGGCGCGGCTGGCTGAGCAACCTGCACCTGGCCGCGCGCGACACCGAGAGCGGCGGCTTCGCCATGGTAGGCAAGACCTTCAAGGGCATGACCGACGACATGCTGCGCTGGCAGACCGAACGCTTCCTGGAGCTGGAGACGCGGCGCCGGGGCGGCGTGGTGTACGTGCGCCCGGAACAGGTGGTGGAGATCGCCTTCGACGGCATCCAGCGCAGTTCCCGCTACGACTCCGGCATGGCGCTGCGCTTTGCACGCGTCCGGCGCTACCGCGACGACAAGCGCGCCGGCGAAGCCGACACGGTGGCCGCCATGCGTGCACTGCACGTGGGCCACGGCGGAGTTGGACGGAGCGTTGCGTAA
- a CDS encoding cupin domain-containing protein: protein MAGAVQGQIVRLSGLPGIACPCGTARRAFAEAAEGRASLHLVEVKQDSERHYHRRLTEIYYVLSGEGQMEFDGELRPVAAGDAIFIPPGVVHRAVPGAASMTILNFVMPAFDPDDEWLVN, encoded by the coding sequence ATGGCGGGCGCCGTCCAGGGCCAGATAGTGCGCCTCAGCGGCCTGCCGGGCATCGCCTGTCCGTGCGGCACCGCCCGGCGCGCGTTCGCCGAGGCCGCCGAGGGGCGCGCCAGCCTGCACCTGGTGGAGGTGAAGCAGGACAGCGAGCGCCACTACCACCGCCGCCTTACCGAGATCTACTACGTGCTGTCGGGCGAGGGACAGATGGAATTCGACGGCGAACTGCGGCCCGTGGCCGCCGGCGATGCGATATTCATACCTCCGGGCGTCGTGCACCGGGCTGTCCCCGGCGCCGCATCGATGACCATACTCAACTTCGTGATGCCGGCCTTCGACCCCGACGACGAGTGGTTGGTGAACTGA
- a CDS encoding alpha-L-fucosidase codes for MIKRFGDGRDWFFGKRFGMFIHWGLYAIPAWHEQILWRGDIKRRDYEKLVDEFNPRQFNPDAWLDVLQEAGMEYLCVTTKHHDGFCLWDTAYTDYNVMRSPYGKDIIGMLAEACHRRGVVLGFYYSLPDWHHRHYPNLGRHHEMLGPRPGDEPDEDKYLEFVANQVRELLTGYGRLGEFFWDINVAQFHAPELNRMIRELQPDALINDRGPAPGDYSTPERHVPEGAAFSSPTEAVQSLGRESWGYRDGEDYYAHKFLMQSVDRILAMGGNYLLNVGPKADGTFPDECTAALRRIGDWYGRVREAFDGTVPCSYLVQRASAGASGHALFRYDELLLTRRGNTIYVHCPYDLQTGGAVLSGFAEEPRAATLLNDGRELAWTVDVIPWRWTARPCLRIRDLPVNELTGEVLVIKLELDDESTA; via the coding sequence ATGATCAAGCGGTTCGGCGATGGCCGGGACTGGTTCTTTGGCAAGCGGTTCGGGATGTTCATCCACTGGGGGCTGTACGCCATCCCGGCGTGGCACGAGCAGATCCTGTGGCGCGGCGACATCAAGCGGCGCGACTACGAGAAGCTGGTGGACGAGTTCAATCCCCGGCAGTTCAACCCGGACGCCTGGCTCGACGTGCTGCAGGAGGCCGGCATGGAGTACCTGTGCGTGACCACCAAGCACCACGACGGCTTCTGCCTGTGGGACACGGCGTACACCGACTACAACGTGATGCGCTCGCCGTACGGCAAGGACATCATCGGCATGCTGGCCGAGGCGTGCCACCGCCGCGGCGTGGTGCTGGGCTTCTACTACTCGCTGCCCGACTGGCACCACCGGCACTACCCCAACCTGGGCCGCCACCACGAGATGCTCGGTCCGCGCCCGGGCGACGAGCCGGACGAGGACAAGTACCTGGAGTTCGTGGCCAACCAGGTGCGCGAGCTGCTCACCGGCTACGGCAGGCTGGGCGAGTTCTTCTGGGACATCAACGTGGCGCAGTTCCACGCTCCCGAGCTCAACCGGATGATCCGGGAGTTGCAGCCGGACGCGCTGATCAACGACCGCGGGCCCGCGCCCGGCGACTACTCCACCCCGGAGCGGCACGTGCCGGAGGGGGCGGCGTTCAGCAGTCCCACCGAGGCGGTGCAGTCGCTCGGCCGGGAGAGCTGGGGCTACCGCGACGGCGAGGACTACTACGCGCACAAGTTCCTGATGCAGAGCGTGGACCGCATCCTGGCGATGGGCGGCAACTACCTGCTCAACGTGGGCCCGAAGGCGGACGGCACCTTCCCCGACGAGTGCACGGCGGCGCTGCGCCGCATCGGCGACTGGTACGGGCGCGTGCGGGAGGCATTCGACGGCACCGTGCCGTGCTCGTACCTGGTGCAGCGCGCCTCGGCGGGGGCGTCGGGACACGCCCTGTTCCGCTATGACGAGCTGCTGCTGACGCGGCGCGGCAACACCATCTACGTGCACTGCCCGTACGACCTGCAAACCGGCGGCGCCGTGCTCAGCGGGTTCGCGGAGGAGCCGCGCGCGGCCACCCTGCTCAATGACGGCCGCGAGCTGGCGTGGACGGTGGACGTGATCCCGTGGCGCTGGACCGCGCGCCCCTGCCTGCGCATCCGCGACCTGCCGGTGAACGAGCTCACCGGCGAGGTGCTGGTCATCAAGCTGGAACTGGACGACGAGTCGACCGCCTGA
- a CDS encoding PIN domain-containing protein yields MTGPVFVDTNVLVYRHDSADAAKQTRAESWITCIAELRAGRLSFQVLQVLYATLTRKLQPNLERQEAREIVELLASWNPLAIDLPLIKRAWDLQDRYSLSWWDALIVAAAQASDCRVLLTEDLQHGQRFGRVRVIDPFASPERSPAELLASVRAD; encoded by the coding sequence ATGACCGGGCCAGTTTTCGTTGACACCAACGTACTCGTCTACCGTCACGACTCCGCAGACGCTGCCAAGCAGACACGTGCGGAGAGCTGGATCACCTGCATCGCCGAACTTCGGGCCGGGCGGCTGAGCTTCCAGGTTCTCCAGGTACTGTACGCCACGCTTACGCGCAAGCTGCAGCCGAACCTTGAGCGGCAGGAAGCGCGCGAGATAGTCGAGCTCCTCGCGTCCTGGAACCCGCTCGCCATAGACCTGCCCCTGATCAAGCGAGCTTGGGATCTACAGGATCGCTACTCGCTGTCCTGGTGGGACGCGCTCATCGTGGCAGCGGCGCAGGCCAGCGACTGCCGTGTGCTGCTGACCGAGGATTTGCAGCACGGCCAGAGGTTTGGGAGGGTGCGTGTGATCGATCCGTTTGCGTCCCCGGAGCGGTCGCCGGCGGAGCTCCTCGCGTCGGTGAGAGCAGACTAG
- a CDS encoding SDR family NAD(P)-dependent oxidoreductase, with amino-acid sequence MNGGELAGRAAIVPGGAGGIGSAVCRELAGRGAAVVVADLDLEQARAVAAALPGAGHDAVAVDVADGAAVRAAVQGAAAARERIDLLVYCAGNNIKAPSLELSAAQWRSALDSHLTGAFLFSQAVGRHLVARGSGGRMVYVSSVGAWAPIPERGAYSPSKAALNSLAGMLAVEWARYGINVNTVCPGVAATAMTTLVYSRDPALRSSRRKRMPIPREVYPEEIAALVAFLCGPGGDYINGAAIPIDGGFLQSGFMPEPNLEADPGQRPPDRD; translated from the coding sequence GTGAACGGCGGCGAGCTGGCCGGCCGGGCCGCGATCGTGCCGGGCGGCGCCGGCGGCATCGGCAGCGCGGTGTGCCGGGAGCTCGCCGGGCGGGGAGCGGCGGTGGTGGTGGCGGACCTGGACCTGGAGCAGGCGCGCGCGGTGGCCGCGGCGCTGCCGGGCGCCGGACATGACGCGGTGGCCGTGGACGTGGCCGACGGCGCGGCGGTGCGGGCAGCGGTACAGGGCGCGGCGGCGGCGCGCGAGCGGATCGACCTGCTGGTGTACTGCGCCGGCAACAACATCAAGGCGCCCTCCCTGGAACTGAGCGCCGCGCAGTGGCGGTCTGCCCTGGACAGTCACCTGACCGGGGCGTTCCTGTTCAGCCAGGCGGTGGGCCGCCACCTGGTTGCGCGCGGCAGCGGCGGGCGCATGGTGTACGTGTCGTCGGTCGGGGCGTGGGCGCCGATCCCCGAACGCGGCGCCTACAGTCCCTCCAAGGCGGCGCTCAACAGCCTCGCCGGCATGCTCGCCGTGGAGTGGGCGCGCTACGGCATCAACGTGAACACGGTGTGTCCGGGCGTGGCCGCCACCGCGATGACCACGCTGGTGTACTCACGCGATCCGGCGCTGCGCTCGTCGCGCCGCAAGCGCATGCCGATCCCGCGCGAGGTGTATCCCGAGGAGATCGCGGCGCTGGTGGCGTTCCTGTGCGGCCCCGGCGGCGACTACATCAACGGCGCCGCGATCCCGATCGACGGCGGCTTCCTGCAGTCCGGTTTCATGCCGGAGCCGAACCTGGAGGCGGACCCGGGGCAGCGGCCGCCGGACCGGGACTGA
- a CDS encoding NAD(P)-dependent oxidoreductase, producing the protein MALKVHVTGVSGLIGDVVYAHLAAQPERYEVTGSGRRYEPSDRVAAGRALGCPPERFTRADLTDLAAVERAFAGAEVVVHMGAVPDPSAPFEAILNSNVVGGYHALEACRRRGVRRIVYASTVMTDWGYQFDEPYKAIREARFDAVPADFRRVTHRDAVRPTEPYSASKVWGEGLCRAYADGHGLSCLCLRIGGVNGDDAPRGAAGSALWCSQRDVAVATEMAVNAPPEMRFGIFYAVSDNRHRWLDTEHTRAVLGFQPADRAEDRL; encoded by the coding sequence ATGGCACTGAAGGTACACGTGACCGGGGTGAGCGGGTTGATTGGGGACGTGGTGTATGCGCACCTGGCGGCGCAGCCGGAGCGCTACGAGGTGACCGGCAGCGGGCGGCGCTACGAGCCGTCCGACCGGGTGGCGGCGGGACGGGCGCTCGGTTGCCCGCCGGAGCGCTTCACGCGCGCCGACCTGACCGACTTGGCCGCGGTGGAGCGGGCGTTTGCCGGCGCCGAGGTGGTGGTGCACATGGGTGCGGTGCCGGATCCGTCGGCGCCGTTCGAGGCGATCCTGAACAGCAACGTGGTGGGCGGCTACCACGCGCTCGAAGCGTGCCGGCGGCGGGGGGTTCGCCGCATCGTCTACGCGAGCACGGTCATGACCGACTGGGGCTACCAGTTCGACGAGCCCTACAAGGCGATCCGCGAGGCGCGCTTCGACGCCGTGCCGGCGGACTTTCGCCGCGTTACCCACCGCGACGCGGTGCGCCCCACCGAGCCCTACTCGGCCAGCAAGGTGTGGGGCGAGGGGCTGTGCCGCGCCTACGCCGACGGTCACGGCCTGTCGTGCCTGTGCCTGCGCATCGGCGGCGTGAACGGCGACGACGCGCCGCGCGGCGCCGCCGGGTCGGCGCTGTGGTGCAGCCAGCGCGACGTCGCCGTCGCCACCGAAATGGCCGTCAACGCGCCGCCGGAGATGCGCTTCGGAATCTTCTACGCCGTTTCGGACAACCGCCACCGCTGGCTCGACACCGAGCACACCCGCGCCGTGCTCGGCTTCCAGCCCGCCGACCGCGCCGAAGACCGGCTGTAA
- a CDS encoding MOSC domain-containing protein → MAMAEQEPRLLAIAVRHRSRGTMQELAEAKVTREGGVADDFRGRPGRRQVTVLSLESWQAACRQAGRPELPWTTRRANLLVSGVDLAAAGVLRIGEVELEVTGETAPCERMDEAFDGLRAALTPAWRGGVTCRVLRPGTVHPGAPVSAHPAGAPASPANVPNDPAGVR, encoded by the coding sequence ATGGCTATGGCGGAACAGGAACCACGGCTGCTGGCGATCGCCGTGCGGCACCGTTCGCGCGGCACGATGCAGGAGCTGGCCGAGGCCAAGGTGACGCGCGAGGGCGGCGTCGCGGACGACTTCCGCGGACGCCCCGGGCGGCGGCAGGTGACGGTGCTGAGCCTGGAGTCGTGGCAGGCGGCGTGCCGGCAGGCGGGCCGCCCGGAGCTGCCGTGGACCACGCGGCGGGCGAACCTGCTGGTCAGCGGCGTCGACCTGGCCGCGGCCGGCGTGCTGCGCATCGGTGAGGTGGAGCTCGAGGTGACCGGCGAGACGGCGCCGTGCGAACGGATGGACGAGGCGTTCGACGGCCTGCGCGCCGCCTTGACGCCGGCGTGGCGCGGCGGCGTGACCTGCCGCGTACTCCGGCCCGGCACCGTGCACCCCGGCGCCCCGGTGTCCGCGCACCCGGCCGGCGCGCCGGCCAGCCCCGCCAACGTACCGAACGACCCGGCCGGCGTGCGTTAG
- a CDS encoding Gfo/Idh/MocA family oxidoreductase, producing MKELKLGVAGLGHGRTLLQANTAAGNHLRLRVTAVCDTDGERARAAAERYGVPFATTDYAELAARPELDVIGIYTPGPLHAPQILAALDAGKHVMVTKSMVYTMAEAEQVVAAVERTGRVLLVSQSLRGRFDFMEAKRACDAGEIGEPYLAESHYIHDLRPVYDYSPWRVQMPQDLILGGACHPIDLLRWFMGDIAEVHCYGQRSGLAPEYPREDNFVINVRFASGRIGRIANYLGVVEPPGEVMNELTVYGTKGVLRNARKTVDGEGYLPARSSEAAFVSRLPLGHHQEMLVLMAHLAECILDGRTPWVGVREGARVVATGLACWESLRSGRPVKVRNEF from the coding sequence GTGAAGGAGTTGAAGCTAGGGGTGGCCGGGCTCGGCCACGGTCGTACGCTGTTGCAGGCGAACACGGCCGCGGGCAACCACCTGCGGCTGCGGGTGACGGCGGTGTGCGACACCGACGGCGAGCGCGCCCGGGCGGCTGCCGAGCGCTACGGCGTGCCCTTTGCCACCACCGACTATGCCGAGCTGGCGGCGCGCCCGGAACTGGACGTGATCGGCATCTACACGCCCGGGCCGCTGCACGCGCCGCAGATCCTGGCCGCCCTCGACGCCGGCAAGCACGTGATGGTGACCAAGTCGATGGTGTACACCATGGCGGAGGCGGAGCAGGTGGTGGCGGCGGTGGAACGCACCGGGCGCGTGTTGCTGGTAAGCCAGTCGCTGCGCGGGCGGTTCGACTTCATGGAAGCGAAGCGCGCGTGCGACGCCGGTGAGATCGGCGAGCCCTATCTGGCCGAGTCGCATTACATCCACGACCTGCGCCCCGTGTACGACTACTCGCCGTGGCGCGTGCAGATGCCGCAGGACCTGATCCTGGGCGGCGCCTGCCACCCGATCGACCTGCTGCGCTGGTTCATGGGCGACATCGCGGAGGTGCACTGCTACGGCCAGCGCAGCGGCCTGGCGCCGGAGTATCCGCGGGAGGACAACTTCGTGATCAACGTGCGCTTCGCCAGCGGGCGCATCGGACGCATCGCCAACTACCTCGGCGTGGTGGAGCCGCCCGGAGAGGTGATGAACGAGCTCACCGTGTACGGCACGAAAGGGGTGCTGCGCAACGCCCGCAAGACGGTGGACGGAGAGGGCTATCTGCCGGCGCGCTCCTCGGAGGCGGCATTCGTGAGCCGGCTGCCGCTCGGCCACCACCAGGAGATGCTGGTGCTGATGGCGCACCTGGCGGAGTGCATCCTGGACGGCAGGACGCCGTGGGTCGGCGTGCGCGAAGGAGCGCGCGTGGTGGCCACCGGACTGGCGTGCTGGGAGTCGCTGCGCAGCGGCCGGCCGGTCAAGGTGCGCAATGAATTCTGA
- a CDS encoding GNAT family N-acetyltransferase encodes MNSEPAPDGEKPPQLRMQFRAFASLQAVSLPPGYTLATLAERDLDDWIAVLNATGRLGAWDLARAERCLNDPRPVVPAGTYLVMHRGRPVATACTVLPTPAEPRHELGWVAVDPAHQGRGLGLQVCRAVLWYARRHGWTATILNTDDWRLPAIRTYLKLGFEPEITHDSHPARWQEVHRLLATPAAASLPGTRGGAK; translated from the coding sequence ATGAATTCTGAGCCGGCGCCGGACGGCGAGAAGCCGCCGCAACTGCGGATGCAGTTTCGGGCGTTCGCGTCGCTGCAAGCGGTCAGCCTGCCGCCCGGCTACACCCTTGCCACCCTGGCGGAGCGGGATCTGGACGATTGGATCGCCGTGCTGAACGCCACCGGCCGGCTCGGCGCCTGGGACTTGGCGCGCGCCGAGCGCTGTCTGAACGACCCGCGTCCGGTGGTGCCCGCGGGCACGTACCTGGTCATGCATCGCGGCCGCCCGGTGGCCACCGCCTGCACCGTGCTGCCGACGCCCGCCGAGCCGCGCCATGAGCTGGGCTGGGTGGCGGTCGATCCCGCCCACCAGGGCCGCGGACTCGGGCTGCAGGTATGCCGGGCGGTGCTTTGGTACGCTCGCCGGCACGGCTGGACGGCGACCATCCTCAACACCGACGACTGGCGCCTGCCCGCCATCAGGACCTATCTGAAGCTCGGCTTCGAGCCGGAGATCACCCACGACAGCCACCCCGCGCGCTGGCAGGAGGTCCACCGCCTGCTCGCAACCCCGGCGGCGGCATCATTACCAGGAACACGAGGAGGGGCAAAATGA
- a CDS encoding 3-hydroxyacyl-CoA dehydrogenase family protein: MTTRNSAAAIERVAVIGAGLMGHGIALEFAVAGRRVAITDASAAALEQGLANMRRAADTLAGLGLAARADCASAMLRVTAHASLARAVAGADLVVEAVSEDLSLKQRVFAELDRACGAEVVLASNTSTFMPSILAAGSRHPERILVAHYFNPPHLLPVVEIVPHPGTDVDVVQRVCALYQSLGKRPVVLQREVAGFIANRLQQALLREAVALVEGGVAGAADVDAVVSGSFGRRLAVAGPFEVSDLAGLDVIAAIAREVWPDLAAGGVADLLADPAAAGDYGAKTGRGFGDWPPERVDAARQRIATALAAIAAFPATAE; this comes from the coding sequence ATGACGACAAGGAACAGCGCCGCGGCAATCGAGCGGGTGGCGGTGATTGGCGCCGGCCTGATGGGGCACGGGATTGCGCTGGAATTCGCGGTGGCGGGCCGCCGGGTGGCGATCACCGACGCCTCGGCCGCCGCGCTGGAGCAGGGGCTGGCCAACATGCGTCGCGCCGCGGACACCCTGGCCGGCCTCGGTCTGGCCGCGCGCGCCGACTGCGCCTCCGCCATGCTGCGGGTCACCGCGCACGCCTCCCTGGCCCGGGCGGTGGCCGGCGCCGACCTGGTGGTCGAGGCGGTCAGCGAGGACCTGTCCCTGAAGCAGCGAGTGTTCGCCGAACTGGACCGCGCCTGCGGCGCGGAAGTGGTGCTGGCGAGCAACACCTCCACCTTCATGCCGAGCATCCTGGCCGCCGGTTCCCGCCACCCGGAGCGCATCCTGGTGGCCCACTATTTCAACCCCCCGCACCTGCTGCCGGTGGTGGAGATCGTGCCGCATCCCGGCACCGACGTGGACGTGGTGCAGCGGGTGTGCGCCCTGTACCAAAGCCTCGGCAAGCGTCCGGTGGTCCTGCAACGGGAGGTCGCCGGCTTCATCGCCAACCGGCTGCAGCAGGCGCTGCTGCGCGAGGCAGTCGCCCTCGTGGAAGGAGGCGTGGCCGGAGCCGCCGATGTCGATGCCGTGGTTAGCGGCAGCTTCGGCCGCCGTCTGGCGGTGGCAGGGCCGTTCGAGGTCTCCGACCTGGCCGGCCTGGACGTGATCGCAGCCATCGCCCGAGAAGTGTGGCCCGACCTGGCCGCCGGCGGGGTGGCCGACCTGCTCGCCGATCCGGCGGCGGCCGGCGACTACGGCGCCAAGACCGGCCGCGGCTTCGGCGACTGGCCGCCGGAACGGGTGGACGCCGCCAGGCAGCGCATAGCCACCGCCCTGGCCGCCATCGCCGCCTTCCCCGCCACGGCGGAGTAG
- a CDS encoding phytanoyl-CoA dioxygenase family protein, which translates to MTMEQCLANLGSSAELLSDRQRGELRRKGYTLLPGLIDADWLAALRERFEELVAAEGAVAGLEVHQEKGARRLADLVNKGDVFDRVWSHPLLLAAVHCVIDAPFHLGSLNARDATPGNGLQALHQDGRRDAPPPRYGCNSVWMLDDFTAENGCTRMVPGTCTFAQPREVLDDPKAPHPDEELITGPAGSVAVFNSYTWHGGTLNRTPDAHRRCLHCYFNPRHLAQQTDQRAYLRPETAARLSPAQRYLLDLEDA; encoded by the coding sequence ATGACCATGGAACAATGTCTTGCCAACCTCGGCTCCTCCGCCGAGTTGCTCAGCGACCGCCAGCGCGGCGAGTTGCGGCGCAAGGGATACACGCTGCTGCCCGGGCTGATCGATGCCGACTGGCTGGCCGCGCTACGCGAGCGGTTCGAGGAACTGGTGGCCGCGGAGGGAGCGGTGGCCGGCCTGGAGGTGCACCAGGAGAAAGGCGCGCGCCGCCTGGCCGACCTGGTGAACAAGGGCGACGTGTTCGACCGCGTGTGGTCGCACCCGCTGCTGCTGGCGGCCGTGCACTGCGTGATCGACGCACCCTTTCATCTCGGTTCGCTGAACGCGCGCGACGCGACGCCGGGCAACGGTCTGCAGGCGCTCCACCAGGACGGCAGGCGCGACGCGCCGCCGCCGCGCTACGGCTGCAACTCGGTGTGGATGCTCGATGACTTCACCGCCGAGAACGGCTGCACGCGCATGGTGCCCGGCACCTGCACGTTCGCCCAACCGAGGGAGGTGCTCGACGATCCCAAGGCGCCGCACCCGGACGAGGAGCTGATCACCGGGCCGGCCGGCAGCGTCGCCGTGTTCAACTCCTACACCTGGCACGGCGGCACCTTGAACCGCACGCCGGACGCGCACCGGCGCTGCCTGCACTGCTACTTCAATCCGCGCCACCTGGCGCAGCAGACCGACCAGCGCGCCTACCTGCGCCCGGAGACGGCGGCGCGCCTGAGCCCGGCGCAGCGCTACCTGCTCGACCTGGAGGACGCGTGA